The Oncorhynchus masou masou isolate Uvic2021 chromosome 8, UVic_Omas_1.1, whole genome shotgun sequence genome has a window encoding:
- the LOC135543925 gene encoding growth arrest and DNA damage-inducible protein GADD45 gamma-like codes for MTLEEVLIRKPVERVQCTGKALEEVLLSAKDNNCLTVGVYESAKVMNVDTDNVCFCVLATDEEWECDIALQIHFTLIQSYCFDNDISIVRVNNMQRLAEIVRDKTGQLEDAHCCLIMNSADGSWEDPALEKLHLFCEESRGLNDWVPEITLPKR; via the exons ATGACTCTTGAGGAAGTGCTGATCCGGAAGCCCGTTGAACGTGTCCAGTGCACCGGCAAAGCGCTGGAGGAAGTTCTGCTCTCCGCTAAAGACAACAACTGCCTGACTGTCGGTGTCTATGAGTCTGCTAAAGTTATGAATGT TGACACCGacaatgtgtgtttctgtgtcctgGCAACCGATGAGGAGTGGGAGTGTGACATTGCTCTCCAGATCCACTTCACCCTCATCCAGTCTTACTGTTTTGACAACGACATCAGCATCGTCAGGGTGAACAACATGCAGCGACTGGCCGAAATTGTTCGTGACAAGACTGGCCAGCTTGAAGATGCCCACTGCTGTCTTATCATG AACTCAGCTGATGGTTCTTGGGAGGACCCTGCTTTGGAGAAGCTGCACCTGTTCTGCGAGGAGAGCCGGGGTCTGAACGACTGGGTTCCAGAGATCACCCTCCCTAAACGCTGA